In Acinetobacter sp. TGL-Y2, a genomic segment contains:
- a CDS encoding peptide chain release factor 3 — MSFKEELAAQVAQRRTFAIISHPDAGKTTMTEKLLLWGQAIQIAGMVKSRKSDRAATSDWMEMEKERGISITTSVMQFPYKNHMINLLDTPGHEDFSEDTYRTLTAVDSALMVIDGAKGVEDRTIKLMEVCRMRDTPIISFVNKMDREIREPLELLNEIENVLKISCVPLTWPLGTGRDFAGVYNLIEEKFYVYKAGFGSTITDIEVRDGYDYPDLREKVGDLAWKAFEESLELVQMANEPLDREAFLAGRQTPVLFGTALGNFGVDHVLNAFSTYAPAPKAHPTAARIVEAAEEGFTGFVFKIQANMDPKHRDRIAFMRICSGRYEKGLKMKHVRLDKDVRISDALTFLAGDRQHLEEAWPGDIIGLHNHGTIQIGDTFTSGEKLQFTGIPHFAPEMFRRVRLKDPLKSKQLQKGLKELSEEGATQVFMPQNSNDLIVGAVGVLQFEVVAYRLKEEYKVDCVYEPISINTVRWVSCDDEKKFNEFKKKAHDQLSLDGGGHLTYLAPSRVNLQLMQERYPDINFRATREH, encoded by the coding sequence ATGAGCTTTAAAGAAGAATTGGCGGCGCAGGTCGCACAGCGACGTACGTTCGCAATTATTTCCCACCCCGATGCGGGTAAAACCACCATGACAGAAAAATTGCTGTTGTGGGGTCAAGCGATTCAGATTGCTGGGATGGTCAAAAGCCGTAAGTCAGACCGTGCTGCCACCTCGGATTGGATGGAAATGGAAAAAGAGCGTGGGATTTCGATTACCACCTCTGTGATGCAGTTCCCCTATAAAAATCACATGATTAACCTGCTCGACACCCCTGGGCATGAAGACTTTTCCGAAGATACGTATCGTACTTTGACCGCAGTCGACTCAGCGCTCATGGTGATTGATGGTGCAAAAGGGGTCGAGGACCGCACCATTAAATTGATGGAAGTGTGTCGTATGCGTGACACCCCAATCATTTCTTTTGTCAACAAAATGGACCGTGAAATTCGTGAGCCTTTAGAGCTTTTGAATGAAATTGAAAACGTTCTTAAAATCAGCTGTGTACCCTTAACGTGGCCTTTAGGGACAGGGCGTGATTTCGCTGGTGTGTACAATTTAATAGAAGAAAAATTTTACGTGTACAAAGCCGGTTTTGGGTCAACCATTACAGACATTGAAGTTCGTGATGGTTATGACTATCCAGATTTGCGTGAAAAAGTCGGTGACTTGGCTTGGAAAGCATTTGAAGAATCGCTTGAATTGGTACAAATGGCGAATGAGCCACTTGACCGTGAAGCATTCTTGGCAGGTCGTCAAACACCTGTGTTGTTTGGTACAGCACTTGGTAACTTTGGTGTAGACCATGTGCTAAATGCATTTAGCACTTATGCGCCGGCCCCTAAAGCACATCCAACCGCAGCGCGTATCGTGGAAGCGGCTGAAGAAGGTTTCACAGGTTTTGTCTTTAAGATTCAAGCCAATATGGATCCGAAACACCGTGACCGTATTGCGTTCATGCGCATTTGTTCAGGTCGCTATGAAAAAGGCTTGAAAATGAAGCATGTACGTCTAGATAAAGATGTACGTATCAGTGATGCTTTAACGTTTTTGGCAGGCGACCGTCAGCATTTAGAAGAAGCATGGCCGGGCGATATCATTGGTTTGCATAACCACGGGACCATTCAGATTGGCGATACCTTTACTTCAGGTGAAAAACTTCAATTTACCGGTATTCCGCACTTTGCACCTGAAATGTTCCGTCGCGTTCGCTTAAAAGATCCATTGAAATCAAAACAGCTCCAAAAAGGTCTGAAAGAACTTTCTGAAGAAGGCGCAACACAGGTCTTTATGCCACAAAATAGCAACGACCTGATTGTGGGCGCTGTGGGTGTGCTACAGTTTGAAGTGGTGGCATACCGTTTAAAAGAAGAATACAAAGTAGATTGTGTTTATGAGCCTATCAGTATCAATACGGTTCGTTGGGTTTCTTGTGATGATGAGAAAAAGTTCAATGAATTTAAGAAAAAGGCACATGATCAGCTGTCTTTAGATGGCGGTGGGCATTTGACTTATCTTGCACCGAGCCGTGTTAATTTACAGCTCATGCAAGAGCGCTACCCAGACATTAACTTCCGTGCGACGCGTGAACATTAA
- a CDS encoding RsiV family protein, translating into MSKKQNIWALTLLASALTLSACQPKVEKKEEPVVDQTSTSEVQPAILRLEGKTEKVPVVLAECEGNSCPEISIDRLQTNQFVLDGLIDQAILKHLKSLLENTDQTPNQTSNQAQKQNQSDTTANTAKVDTEASASDVAEVKTAAQLLSDQVQPYVNRFLALDTELKNLGAGHQISLSISPKILNSEGALATVVLNTSSYLGGAHGASSQTYFNFDLKSQKQVELDHILLPKQKAQLNTLAHQAFKAWVLESKLAESVEEYEQAWKFNLTQNFYLGKQGLILQYAEYEIGPYIVGLPRLTIPYDQLASILKPEYLPETVKDAASASETSVQPKV; encoded by the coding sequence ATGTCAAAAAAACAAAATATCTGGGCTTTAACCTTACTTGCTTCTGCACTGACACTGAGTGCATGTCAGCCAAAAGTTGAAAAGAAAGAAGAGCCTGTAGTCGATCAAACGAGTACATCTGAGGTTCAACCTGCCATTCTTCGTTTAGAAGGCAAGACTGAAAAGGTGCCTGTTGTTTTGGCTGAATGTGAGGGTAATAGCTGTCCTGAAATATCCATTGACCGCTTACAAACCAATCAATTTGTTTTAGATGGACTGATTGATCAAGCCATTTTGAAGCATTTAAAATCGCTACTTGAAAATACCGATCAAACGCCAAACCAAACGTCAAATCAAGCGCAAAAGCAAAACCAAAGTGATACCACAGCAAACACAGCCAAAGTCGATACAGAAGCATCTGCTAGCGATGTGGCTGAAGTGAAAACAGCAGCGCAGTTGTTGAGTGATCAAGTACAGCCTTATGTAAATCGCTTTTTGGCTTTAGATACTGAGCTAAAAAATTTAGGTGCAGGGCATCAAATTAGTCTGAGTATTAGCCCTAAAATTTTAAATTCTGAAGGTGCGCTTGCAACAGTGGTACTCAACACCAGTAGTTATTTGGGCGGCGCACATGGTGCTTCATCTCAGACCTATTTTAACTTTGATTTGAAGTCTCAAAAACAGGTTGAGCTTGACCATATTTTATTGCCCAAGCAAAAAGCACAGCTTAATACGCTTGCGCATCAGGCCTTTAAAGCATGGGTACTTGAATCTAAGCTTGCAGAAAGTGTCGAAGAATATGAGCAAGCTTGGAAATTTAATTTAACTCAAAATTTTTACCTAGGTAAACAAGGTCTTATTTTACAATATGCTGAATATGAAATTGGTCCTTATATCGTGGGCTTACCGCGTTTAACCATTCCTTATGATCAGTTGGCTTCAATTCTGAAACCTGAATATTTACCTGAAACAGTGAAGGATGCTGCATCAGCATCTGAAACCTCAGTTCAGCCAAAAGTCTAA
- a CDS encoding TatD family hydrolase: protein MPVPALFDTHTHFDVSDFDHDREQLAYHAKQVGVEALVLIGFLQQRFKTLLATHHFINGLSVAPKSYLAPGLHPFYIEQHQSLDLLDLEEILKTEECVAIGEIGLDTFIKAHKEYAIFQKQKDFFSAQIELAQQFNLPILLHIRKSHAEVLALLKQHQFKQGGIAHAFSGGVEEAKAFVKLGFKIGITGQITNPNAKRLHQVVQAIGLEHLVLETDCPDMTPLCCQSSTEHRTRNTPVNLPYVLDGLAESLNIDKIKLADQLWQNSLSALHLKNA, encoded by the coding sequence ATGCCAGTTCCCGCATTATTTGATACTCATACGCATTTTGATGTGTCTGACTTTGATCATGATCGTGAACAATTGGCCTATCATGCCAAGCAGGTCGGTGTCGAAGCGTTGGTGCTGATTGGCTTTTTGCAACAGCGCTTTAAGACTTTGCTTGCAACACATCATTTTATTAATGGATTAAGCGTTGCACCCAAAAGCTATTTGGCACCGGGACTGCATCCTTTTTATATTGAGCAGCATCAGTCCTTAGATCTGCTTGATTTAGAGGAGATTTTGAAGACCGAAGAGTGTGTGGCAATCGGTGAAATTGGACTCGATACTTTCATAAAAGCCCACAAAGAGTATGCGATTTTTCAAAAGCAAAAAGATTTTTTTTCAGCGCAAATTGAATTGGCGCAGCAATTTAATTTACCTATTTTATTGCATATTCGAAAATCTCATGCTGAGGTTTTGGCTTTACTCAAACAGCATCAGTTTAAACAAGGGGGCATCGCACATGCCTTTAGTGGGGGTGTGGAAGAAGCGAAAGCCTTTGTAAAATTGGGCTTTAAAATTGGTATTACGGGACAGATTACCAACCCGAATGCCAAAAGACTGCACCAAGTGGTGCAGGCTATCGGTCTTGAGCATTTGGTTTTAGAAACGGATTGTCCAGATATGACACCGCTTTGCTGTCAAAGTTCAACGGAGCATCGAACTCGAAATACGCCTGTAAATCTGCCTTATGTGCTTGATGGTCTGGCTGAGAGTTTGAATATCGATAAAATAAAATTAGCAGATCAGCTTTGGCAAAACTCATTATCAGCATTACATCTTAAAAATGCTTGA
- the acnA gene encoding aconitate hydratase AcnA, with protein sequence MAKYSQLNGFNTLKTLKTSIHHYQIYSLKEAQNQLGDLSKLPKSLKVLLENLLRFEDDLTVKTDHIQALVDWQKTRTSDQEIQYRPARVLMQDFTGVPAVVDLAAMRAAVEKAGGDPERINPLSPVDLVIDHSVMVDHFATNHAFAENVEIEMQRNGERYQFLRWGQSAFDNFRVVPPGTGICHQVNLEYLAQGVWLGESGGETFAFPDTLVGTDSHTTMINGLGVLGWGVGGIEAEAAMLGQPISMLIPEVIGFKLTGQLQQGITATDLVLNITQMLRQKGVVGKFVEFYGDGLASLPLADRATIANMAPEYGATCGFFPIDEITLGYLRLTGRDPERIELVEAYCKEQGLWRYAGDEPVFTDTLSLDMGTVRASVAGPKRPQDRVALPDVAKTFQALMDLNLKPAKSDQERLINEGGAGSAVDAKQAAIQNNEPHCVIDGKRYPLVHGDVVISAITSCTNTSNPTVMLTAGLLAKKAVEKGLQRKPWVKSSLAPGSKVVTDYLNAAGLTPYLDQLGYNLVGYGCTTCIGNSGPLPQPVEDAIQCYDLNVASVLSGNRNFEGRVHPLVKTNWLASPPLVIAFGLVGSIRVDISSEPLGTDPNGHPVYLSDIWPTPDEIKNALQNVKTEMFEHEYAAVFDGDEKWQSIQIPQSQTYEWAPDSTYIRHPPFFENIDQPEKPIRDIEDARILAILGDSVTTDHISPAGNIKANSPAGRYLQEQGVQPVDFNSYGSRRGNHEVMMRGTFANIRIKNEMLNGEEGGETLHIPSGEKMSIYDASMRYQYEHTPLIIIAGKEYGTGSSRDWAAKGTNLLGIKAVIAESFERIHRSNLVGMGVLPLQFVDAQTRETLKLDGHEILSIHGLSDDIRPHQTLDVEVKRADGVIDRFKVLCRIDTLNEVEYFRAGGILHFVLRNLIAS encoded by the coding sequence ATGGCAAAGTACAGTCAGTTGAATGGCTTTAATACGTTAAAGACCCTCAAAACATCCATCCATCACTATCAGATTTACAGCTTAAAAGAAGCCCAAAATCAACTCGGTGATCTTTCTAAACTTCCAAAATCACTGAAAGTGTTATTAGAAAATTTACTGCGTTTTGAGGATGACCTGACCGTCAAGACCGATCATATTCAGGCGTTGGTGGATTGGCAAAAGACCCGAACTTCAGATCAGGAAATTCAATATCGACCCGCTCGCGTGTTGATGCAGGATTTTACAGGTGTGCCAGCCGTTGTTGATTTAGCAGCAATGCGAGCAGCCGTTGAAAAAGCAGGCGGTGATCCTGAACGAATTAATCCTTTATCACCAGTCGATTTGGTCATTGACCATTCAGTGATGGTCGATCATTTTGCGACAAATCACGCCTTTGCAGAAAATGTTGAAATTGAAATGCAACGTAATGGAGAGCGCTATCAATTTCTACGTTGGGGGCAATCCGCCTTTGATAACTTTCGGGTTGTACCACCCGGTACAGGGATTTGTCATCAGGTCAATTTAGAATATTTGGCGCAAGGCGTTTGGCTGGGAGAAAGTGGGGGTGAGACCTTTGCCTTTCCAGATACCTTAGTTGGAACTGATTCCCATACCACCATGATCAATGGCTTAGGTGTTCTCGGTTGGGGTGTCGGTGGGATTGAAGCAGAAGCAGCGATGCTAGGGCAACCCATTTCGATGCTCATTCCAGAAGTGATTGGTTTTAAACTGACTGGACAATTACAACAAGGCATTACGGCAACTGACTTGGTTTTAAATATCACGCAAATGCTCAGACAAAAAGGCGTGGTGGGTAAATTCGTGGAATTTTATGGAGATGGTTTGGCATCGCTACCACTAGCAGATCGGGCAACCATAGCCAATATGGCACCTGAATATGGCGCAACCTGTGGCTTTTTCCCCATCGATGAAATCACTTTAGGATATTTAAGATTGACTGGACGTGATCCAGAACGTATCGAATTGGTTGAAGCCTATTGTAAAGAACAAGGTTTATGGCGTTATGCAGGTGATGAACCTGTTTTTACAGATACCTTAAGTTTAGATATGGGTACAGTCAGAGCCAGTGTGGCAGGACCAAAACGTCCACAAGATCGAGTCGCATTGCCTGATGTAGCCAAAACCTTTCAAGCGTTGATGGATCTAAATTTAAAACCTGCAAAATCAGATCAAGAGCGATTGATTAATGAGGGGGGTGCAGGTTCTGCAGTCGATGCAAAACAAGCCGCGATTCAAAACAATGAGCCACATTGTGTGATTGATGGAAAGCGTTATCCATTGGTGCATGGTGATGTGGTGATTTCAGCGATTACTTCATGTACCAATACCTCTAATCCAACGGTGATGCTCACCGCAGGTCTACTGGCTAAAAAAGCAGTGGAAAAAGGCTTACAACGTAAACCTTGGGTGAAAAGTTCATTAGCACCGGGTTCAAAAGTGGTCACGGATTATTTAAATGCAGCGGGACTAACGCCGTATTTAGATCAGTTGGGCTATAACTTGGTGGGTTATGGCTGTACGACGTGTATCGGGAATTCAGGGCCTTTGCCACAGCCTGTCGAAGATGCGATTCAATGTTATGATTTAAATGTTGCTTCAGTTTTATCGGGCAATCGTAATTTTGAAGGACGTGTTCATCCATTGGTCAAAACCAATTGGTTGGCTTCACCGCCTTTGGTCATTGCCTTTGGTTTGGTTGGGTCAATTCGGGTCGATATTAGTTCTGAACCACTGGGAACAGATCCGAATGGTCATCCTGTGTATTTAAGTGACATTTGGCCAACACCTGATGAAATCAAAAATGCGTTGCAGAATGTTAAAACAGAAATGTTTGAACATGAATATGCCGCAGTCTTTGATGGTGATGAAAAATGGCAGTCTATTCAGATTCCGCAAAGCCAAACTTATGAATGGGCGCCTGATTCAACTTATATTCGTCATCCACCATTTTTTGAGAATATCGATCAACCTGAAAAGCCGATTCGTGATATCGAAGATGCACGTATTTTAGCGATTTTAGGCGATTCGGTGACAACAGACCATATTTCACCAGCAGGGAATATTAAAGCCAATAGCCCAGCAGGACGTTATCTTCAAGAACAGGGTGTGCAACCGGTCGATTTTAATTCTTATGGTTCACGTCGTGGCAATCATGAGGTGATGATGCGAGGAACATTCGCCAATATCCGCATTAAAAATGAAATGCTCAATGGTGAAGAAGGTGGGGAAACCCTCCATATTCCAAGCGGTGAAAAGATGTCGATTTATGATGCTTCGATGCGTTATCAATATGAACATACGCCTTTGATAATCATTGCAGGTAAGGAATATGGAACGGGTTCGTCACGAGATTGGGCGGCGAAAGGAACCAATCTTTTGGGCATTAAAGCAGTCATTGCGGAAAGCTTTGAGCGGATTCATCGTTCCAATTTGGTGGGGATGGGGGTATTGCCGTTGCAATTTGTAGATGCTCAAACACGTGAAACCTTGAAGCTCGATGGTCATGAAATTTTATCTATTCATGGCTTATCGGATGATATTCGACCGCATCAGACACTAGATGTGGAGGTGAAACGAGCAGATGGTGTAATAGATCGTTTCAAAGTGTTATGCCGTATTGATACTTTGAACGAAGTCGAATACTTTAGAGCAGGTGGTATTTTGCACTTTGTATTGCGAAATCTCATCGCATCTTAA
- a CDS encoding ThiF family adenylyltransferase → MTELLQDDEYDRRFAGVAKIYGEDSFNHYEKSHVMVIGIGGVGSWAVEALARSGIGELTLVDMDVVAASNINRQLPAMTSTLGFEKIEVMAERCRSINPRIKINLIDDYLTPENIQELLENTPDLILDCIDDVKAKLALMLHCRFNKIPLIVSGGAGGKLDPLKIRVADLSKTEQDPMLAKLRTQLRSKGICKKPKEKFGITCVYSIDNPFSSSDVCPSAGLRCGGYGSAVVVTSSFAMVAVSEVLKKLDMKKAKSA, encoded by the coding sequence ATGACCGAACTTCTCCAAGATGATGAATATGACCGCCGTTTTGCAGGTGTAGCTAAAATTTATGGGGAAGATTCGTTTAATCACTATGAAAAAAGCCATGTGATGGTGATTGGGATTGGTGGTGTCGGATCATGGGCAGTTGAAGCGTTGGCACGTTCGGGAATCGGCGAATTAACGCTTGTTGATATGGATGTGGTTGCAGCATCGAATATTAATCGTCAATTGCCTGCGATGACCTCCACACTCGGATTTGAGAAAATCGAAGTGATGGCAGAGCGTTGCCGTTCGATCAATCCGCGTATCAAAATCAATTTAATTGACGATTATCTCACGCCTGAAAATATACAAGAGCTGTTGGAAAATACACCTGATCTGATTCTAGACTGCATTGATGATGTTAAAGCTAAACTTGCGCTCATGCTGCATTGCCGATTTAACAAGATTCCTTTGATTGTCTCAGGTGGGGCGGGCGGTAAACTCGACCCGCTTAAAATCCGTGTCGCGGATTTGTCTAAAACTGAACAAGACCCAATGCTGGCAAAACTTCGTACACAATTACGTAGCAAAGGCATTTGTAAAAAGCCCAAAGAAAAGTTTGGGATTACCTGTGTGTATTCGATTGATAATCCATTTTCCAGTAGCGATGTTTGTCCAAGTGCAGGACTGCGCTGTGGCGGCTATGGTTCAGCGGTTGTGGTGACTTCTAGTTTTGCGATGGTGGCAGTATCTGAGGTTTTAAAAAAATTGGATATGAAAAAAGCCAAGTCTGCATAA
- the dusA gene encoding tRNA dihydrouridine(20/20a) synthase DusA: MSASENLFLNQKDKLNKPVKRISVAPMMDWTTRDYRFFARLFNPNVMMYTEMVTTGAIIHGGAERHLDYNNEEHPIVLQLGGSNPKDLATCTKMAQDWGYDEVNLNVGCPSDRVQNNKIGACLMAEPDLVAECIAEMRNAVDIPVTVKHRIGIDDMQSYEEMLHFVDTVAKTSCNHFIVHARIALLQGLSPKENRDVPPLRYEDVYRLKQDRPNLLIEINGGIKTFAETQVHLKHVDGVMIGREAYHNPYLLAELGQLWNLEMPNRFDIMDQMMPYIAKRMQEGAPLSIITRHILGLFQNLPGARKWRQALSGGNAKTFADVENAIANIKDAMQRTEDYLKANELTENELKVHQTEI, translated from the coding sequence ATGAGTGCTTCTGAAAATCTTTTTTTAAATCAAAAAGATAAATTAAATAAACCAGTTAAAAGGATTTCTGTCGCACCCATGATGGATTGGACCACGCGCGACTATCGTTTTTTTGCTCGTCTGTTTAATCCGAATGTGATGATGTATACCGAAATGGTGACGACTGGAGCTATTATTCACGGTGGTGCAGAACGTCATTTAGATTACAACAATGAAGAACATCCGATTGTGCTTCAACTGGGCGGTTCAAACCCAAAAGACCTCGCGACCTGTACCAAAATGGCTCAAGACTGGGGCTATGATGAAGTCAATCTCAATGTCGGTTGTCCAAGTGACCGAGTACAGAATAATAAAATTGGCGCATGCCTCATGGCAGAGCCTGATTTAGTCGCAGAATGTATTGCAGAGATGCGTAATGCGGTTGATATTCCAGTGACTGTGAAGCATCGCATTGGGATTGATGACATGCAGTCTTATGAAGAGATGCTGCACTTTGTCGACACCGTTGCCAAAACCAGTTGTAATCACTTTATCGTTCATGCTCGTATTGCCTTACTTCAAGGGTTATCTCCTAAAGAAAACCGTGATGTGCCACCCTTACGTTATGAAGATGTGTATCGTCTAAAACAAGACCGTCCGAATCTATTGATTGAGATTAATGGTGGCATTAAAACCTTTGCTGAAACCCAAGTACATTTAAAGCATGTTGATGGCGTAATGATTGGTCGTGAGGCATATCACAACCCTTACCTATTGGCTGAGTTGGGACAACTTTGGAATTTAGAAATGCCCAATCGTTTTGATATTATGGATCAAATGATGCCGTATATTGCGAAACGTATGCAAGAAGGTGCGCCTCTCTCCATTATCACGCGTCATATTTTAGGTTTATTTCAAAACTTACCTGGTGCACGTAAATGGCGTCAGGCACTGAGTGGTGGTAATGCTAAAACTTTTGCTGATGTTGAAAATGCAATTGCTAATATTAAAGATGCGATGCAACGGACTGAAGACTATTTGAAAGCAAATGAACTCACAGAAAATGAGCTTAAAGTACATCAAACTGAAATTTAA
- a CDS encoding HpcH/HpaI aldolase/citrate lyase family protein: MKQLQHAIELGATMYIPATHEHLWEVTEGIKFPILKSIAVCLEDAVHERDVQTAMVNLKILLQKRLEQPNFKAPAMFIRPRNIEMAKHIVDWDLNHSYTGMILPKFTLHDLKPWMDVLPANINLMPTLETKEIFDMGHNSELNQALKYDFHKTLCLRIGGNDLLSCLHLRRPKNTTIYQTPVGILISQLAGLFIPAGFQLSSPVCEHIDHTQLLMNELEQDMNNGIYTKTAIHPSQVEYIHNAFKINAEEFQDAQQILSQDAKSVFKSHGSMLEPATHRNWAEMILLRYKTFGLCKSQPSTQDKFMLNTF; the protein is encoded by the coding sequence ATGAAGCAACTGCAACATGCAATTGAACTTGGTGCCACCATGTACATTCCTGCAACCCATGAGCATTTATGGGAAGTTACTGAAGGAATTAAGTTTCCAATACTTAAATCTATTGCTGTTTGTTTAGAGGATGCTGTACACGAAAGAGATGTACAAACCGCAATGGTCAATCTAAAAATTTTATTACAAAAACGTTTAGAACAACCTAACTTTAAAGCGCCTGCGATGTTTATACGCCCCCGAAATATTGAAATGGCAAAACACATTGTCGATTGGGATTTAAATCACAGCTATACCGGTATGATTTTACCTAAGTTTACCTTACACGACTTAAAGCCTTGGATGGACGTTTTACCCGCCAATATCAATCTGATGCCTACACTTGAAACCAAAGAAATTTTTGATATGGGGCATAACAGTGAATTGAATCAAGCACTCAAGTATGACTTCCATAAAACATTGTGTCTGAGAATTGGTGGCAACGATCTTTTATCGTGTTTACATCTACGTCGTCCAAAAAACACAACAATCTATCAAACCCCTGTCGGTATATTGATTTCACAGTTGGCAGGACTGTTTATCCCTGCTGGCTTTCAACTCAGTTCACCTGTATGCGAACATATTGATCACACCCAATTGCTTATGAATGAGTTGGAACAAGATATGAATAACGGGATTTACACCAAAACGGCTATTCATCCATCACAAGTTGAATATATTCATAACGCTTTTAAGATTAATGCAGAAGAGTTTCAAGACGCTCAGCAAATTTTATCGCAAGATGCTAAAAGTGTATTTAAAAGCCACGGTTCAATGTTAGAACCTGCTACACATCGCAATTGGGCAGAAATGATTTTATTACGCTACAAAACTTTTGGTTTATGTAAGTCGCAACCGTCTACCCAAGATAAATTCATGCTCAATACATTTTAA
- a CDS encoding cysteine protease StiP domain-containing protein translates to MDKHASAASHLDSLGIHGSYRPQDVTFLLNVNEIEPTSLVEKEYLIQSGKKHYSQMISVEHPPSKEQMQYFDYAFDQGAERLARDVQKIGNSLLSRFGNQPIVLVSLVRAGVPLGVLLKHYIGKNHRCFHYGISIIRDRGIDFAALHAIIDQHGAENIVFVDGWTGKGAICRELTQNLSDYLALFDPGWDIPRLVTLADLGGYSWLSASCEDWLIPFGILGSVISGLTSRTILKDDIDHDLAIKNCDDPQNWHSCLVYQHLRPHDISVVFIEKILKIIDLNPCTDVADWNNQIRLVQQKNCLDTIAWISNTYRIQNINLIKPSIAEATRAVLRRVPEKILIGDSANPHVQLLLHFAQEQNIPVDILGAKLGPYHAVTLIKKVEKN, encoded by the coding sequence ATGGATAAACATGCTTCGGCTGCATCCCACCTTGACTCCTTAGGTATTCATGGTTCATATCGACCACAAGATGTGACTTTTTTACTGAATGTGAATGAAATTGAGCCGACATCATTGGTAGAAAAAGAATATTTGATTCAATCTGGAAAAAAACATTACTCCCAAATGATTAGTGTCGAGCATCCGCCTTCAAAAGAGCAGATGCAATACTTTGATTATGCCTTTGATCAAGGTGCTGAGCGCTTAGCCCGCGATGTTCAGAAAATTGGCAATTCGCTGCTTAGCCGATTTGGTAATCAGCCTATCGTACTGGTCAGTTTGGTGCGTGCAGGTGTGCCTTTAGGTGTATTACTGAAACACTATATTGGAAAGAATCATCGTTGTTTCCATTATGGAATTAGTATCATTCGTGATCGCGGGATCGACTTTGCTGCCTTACATGCGATTATTGATCAACATGGGGCGGAAAATATTGTTTTTGTGGATGGCTGGACGGGTAAAGGGGCGATTTGCAGAGAACTCACCCAAAACTTAAGCGATTATCTAGCATTGTTCGATCCCGGTTGGGATATTCCTCGTCTTGTGACTTTAGCGGATTTAGGGGGTTATTCTTGGTTAAGTGCCAGCTGCGAGGACTGGCTTATTCCTTTTGGTATTTTAGGCTCTGTCATCTCAGGCTTAACTTCTCGTACGATTTTAAAAGATGACATTGATCATGATTTAGCCATAAAAAATTGCGATGACCCTCAAAATTGGCACAGCTGTTTGGTATACCAACATTTACGTCCACATGATATTTCGGTGGTTTTTATAGAGAAAATTTTAAAGATTATTGATTTGAACCCATGTACAGATGTGGCCGATTGGAATAATCAAATTCGTCTTGTGCAACAAAAAAACTGTCTAGATACAATTGCTTGGATTTCGAACACTTATAGAATTCAAAATATTAATCTCATTAAACCCAGTATCGCAGAAGCTACGCGCGCAGTGCTTAGACGCGTGCCGGAAAAGATCTTGATTGGTGATTCAGCCAATCCTCATGTGCAATTACTGTTACATTTTGCCCAAGAACAGAATATTCCTGTAGATATTTTAGGTGCGAAATTAGGTCCCTATCATGCAGTGACGCTAATAAAAAAAGTAGAGAAGAATTAA